The following nucleotide sequence is from Candidatus Krumholzibacteriia bacterium.
CCCTTGAAAATTCCCTGTCGTAGTGGATGGTTGTGGTTCGACGCCTTGTGGAACCACATTGGTTGGGGCGCAATGGAAACCCGGAACTTGCCGGAGTTCCCGAGCGCCCCTGTTGAGCCGGACATCCGGCATTTTGGAGACAAGACAAGATGAAGAAAATGTACGTGGGCAATCTGCCCTTCAGCGCCACCGAAGACCAGGTTAGAGCACTGTTCAGCAAGCACGGCACCGTTGCGTCCGTGTCGCTGATCAACGATCGCGAGACCGGCCGCCCCCGCGGCTTTGGTTTCGTCGAGATCGACGACAACGGCCTGGACGCTGCCATCAAGGCCCTCAACGGGTACGAGATGGACGGGCGCGCGCTCAAAGTCAATGAGGCGCAGGACAAGCCCCGTGGCGGCGGTGGCGGCGGCAGCCGCTGGTAGGCTTAACGCCTGCCCAAATGCTGCAAGAGAGAAAGACCCCGTCATCGCAAGATGGCGGGGTCTTCTGTTTCTGGTGAAGGTGAGAGGGCCGCCGTTGAAATTGGGCTCTCGTTTCACGAATAGACCTTTACTTCTCCGGGCGCGGGACGTAACCTTCCAGTAGACCTACCTAAACGCCCTCGGGACGATCTCGTTCAGCTTCCCTCTCAAAGAGTCGCTCAACCCTTGAAATTCCTAAGTCGCAGCGGATGGTCGCGGTTCGACGCCTTTGTTGAACCACATTTGGGGCGCAACGGAAACCCGGAACTTGCCGGGGATCCCGAGGGTCCCTGTTGAGCCGGACCTCCGGCACTTTGGAGATAAGACAAGATGAAGAAAATGTACGTGGGCAACCTGCCCTTCAGCGCCACCGAAGACCAGATCAAGACCTTGTTCGGCAAGCACGGCACGGTTGCGTCCGTATCGCTGATCAACGATCGCGAGACCGGCCGCCCCCGCGGTTTTGGTTTCGTCGAGATCGACGACAACGGCCTGACCGCTGCCATCAAGGCCCTCGACGGGTACGAGATGGACGGTCGCGCGCTCAAAGTCAACGAGGCGCAGGACAAGCCGCGTGGCGGCGGTGGCGGCGGCAGCCGCTGGTAGGCTTAACGCCTGCCCAAATGCTGCAAAAGAGAA
It contains:
- a CDS encoding RNA-binding protein; translated protein: MKKMYVGNLPFSATEDQVRALFSKHGTVASVSLINDRETGRPRGFGFVEIDDNGLDAAIKALNGYEMDGRALKVNEAQDKPRGGGGGGSRW
- a CDS encoding RNA-binding protein produces the protein MKKMYVGNLPFSATEDQIKTLFGKHGTVASVSLINDRETGRPRGFGFVEIDDNGLTAAIKALDGYEMDGRALKVNEAQDKPRGGGGGGSRW